The Primulina eburnea isolate SZY01 chromosome 18, ASM2296580v1, whole genome shotgun sequence genome segment ACTTCCAAGATGCAAGATGGGTGTCAGCACAAGAAGCTCTTTGGAGGATATTTGAGTTTGACCTCAATGAGATATCCCCAGCAGTGATTAATTTTCCACTGCACTTGCCAAATAAACAATGTGTCACCTTTTGGAAGAATCAAAGTCTGAGAAATGTTCTACAGTGGGAGCATGTCTCCAAAACAATGCTAACAGAATTTTTTCAGATGTGCGCAACAAATGATAAAGCGAAAGCTCTTTTATATAGTGAATTTCCAGAATATTATGTGTGGGATAAAAAGAACAagttttggcaagaaaggaaaaaagGGAAGGTCATTGGTCATGTAAATGGAGCTAATCCCGTGGAAGGTGAAAGATATTATTTAAGACTGTTACTTAATCATGTTAGAGGTCCAACATCATTTGACAATCTGTTAACAATCGACGGAAATATTTGCTTTACTTTCAAAGAGGCTGCACAAAGAAGAGGTCTGCTTGAATCAGATAAGAGCATTTTTGAGTGTTTAAATGAGGCTGTTAGCTTCCAAATGCCACACGCATTACGAAGATTGTTTGCAACGATTTTGGTATATTGTGAGCCAACAGATGTTAGAAAACTGTGGGAGACTTACTTTGAAGCAATGTCCGAAGACTTCAAAAATAAATTCTCTATATGCAGGGGATTATTGACGGCAAAAACATTACAAAGTCTCAGCATGCTTCTAGAAAGCATGGGCAAAGATATTGGACTTTATGACCTACCAAAAGCAACAACTCCAATAGATGAACCAAGTGAAGTAATCCCTCGAGAAATTCTCGATGAGTTGGCCGTTCACATTCCAGATGAAGATTACTTAGCTCAATCCAACCTGAATACAACACAACGTCACGCATTCTCTACAATAATAGATTGTCTAGATGCACAAAAAAATGGATTATTCTTTGTCGATGGACCTGGAGGAACAGAGAAAACTTATTTATACCGTGCTTTATTGGCCAATGTAAGATCAAGAAAAATGATAGCACTTGCTACAGCAACTTCAAGAGTTGCGGCATCTATATTGCCTGGTGGTCGGACAGCCCATTCACGATTTAAAATTCCCATTGACTTGCATGATAAAAGTTATTGTACAATATCGAAACAAAGCGGACTTGCAGAGTTATGTAGAAAAACACATTTAATCATATGGGATGAGGCACCGATGGCAAAACGGTTAGCAATTGAAGTAGTTGACAGAAGTTTACGAGACTTAACTGGAATCCAGAAACCATTCGGTGGAAAAGTGGTCGTTCTTGGAGGTGATTTTATGCAAGTTCTACCAGTTGTTCCTAAAGCATCTGTTCAAGAAACTATTAATGCAAGTTTGGTGAAATCATATTTATACGGAACAAATTTATCATCTAACTCTTTCAGAAAATATGCgagcaagatcagatcctttgTTTAGTGATTTCTTGCTACGTGTGGGCAACGGTACTGGAAGTTCAGATGCGGATGGCAATATCAAAATTCCAGATGATATGGTTATAAaatatgatgatgattatgatgatGAAGATTCCTCTGAACAAAAGCTTATTGATCATATTTTCCCAAATCTAGAGAAAAATTTCCAGTCGACTGATTACATGACAAATAGAGCTATACTTGCATCAAAGAATGAGTATGTTGACAAGTTGaatgataaaataattcaatCATTCCCTGGTGAGGCAAGAACTTTCACAAGTTTTGATGAAGCAGTTGATGACACTCGAAATTTTTATCCACCGGAATTTCTTAACTCATTAACTCCAAATGGCATGCCTCCTCATCGTTTGGTTTTGAAAAAGAATTGTACAATTATGTTGTTGAGGAATCTTGATCCATCATATGGTTTGTGCAATGGGACGAGAATGGTATGTCGAGGATTCCAAGATAATGTCATCCACGCAGAAATCACAGTTGGCGCTCATACCGGAAAACATTTTTTCATTCCGAGAATACCTTTATCTCCTGCAGAAAATGAAGGCAACCCTTTCCAATTTAAACGAAAGCAATTTCCAGTTCGATTGTGTTTCGCAATGACGATTAATAAAGCACAAGGACAAACTATTCCATTCGTTGGCGTATATTTACCACAACCTGTATTTTCACATGGACAATTATATGTTGCACTATCTCGAGGTACTTCAATGGCAAATACAAAAGTCTTAATTAAGCCAAGCACAAACACAAGCATTGGTGATACATGGACGAGAAATGTTTTGTACCATGAAGTTCTTGCTCGAGGTATGTACTTTATGCTTTTCCAATAAATTACGAAAATCTACATTTCCTTTTTCACATGATGATTTCTAATAAAGGGAATATTGTAATCATTTATAAGAATTTATTTGATTACAACTGAACTGAATATCCAATTGTGTTTTGCTTTCGATGTGCAGAAACAGAGGACAACTATCAGGATTATGTGTCATCATGAACTTCAACAAACCCAAGAAAGTAAAAATATAAACTTATTTTGTTCTTATTTCATTTAACATCTACAAaaaaaagaatatttatttcCTTCCCATCATTACTTATCAACAAATTGTTTTtaaattacaaatatataatatcttCTCAAACTACAAATGATATTATTTCACTTAACTTTCAAAAAACATTCTTTCCcatatgctcaaaaattaattgTAAATGTTCTAAACTACAAATGATATTATTTCGCTTAACtttcaaaatatattatttcccATATGCTCGAAAAAATCATTGTACCATTTCATgtctttttgatttttttttatattctcATATGTATTTATTGTtttcaacttcaacttcagcTGCTCTTCTCCCGCATCTCTCTATTGTGGGAACCAGTTTCGCTTTCTCCAATTCCTTTTCGTGCAATGGCTTCTGATTCTGCCGCGTCTTCACCATCCAAGAAATTTCAGATTCAGAGATACAACATCGTAAGTATGCTTCCTGCTTGTGTGTTTTCATACAGTTTTATCCAGTCGCGTTATCTGTGTAGtgtgatttttaattaatttatctggGTTTCTTTATGAGTTAACGGAGAATGTTGGGGTTTTTGTATCTCGGAGGCTGCGACCGTTTAGGTTTTGATCGATCAAAGCTCAAAGAATTTTCGTTGATGAATTTTTTATAGATACATGTTTGATATTCAGTCGATTACTTAATGGTTGCGTTTTGGTCTTCAAAATTATCTTGCGTCGGTTTTAAAAGTTCAATTTTTTGGGCTACTTGTTGGCGATTCGATCAAATAGACATTTGATGCCTATGTGACTGGAAAAGACGATGCTCCTGGCATTATTGTGCTTCAGGAATGGTGGGGCGTCGATTTTGAAATCAAGATTCACGCCCAGCAGATTGCGCATTttgatgtttattttaaatgttcaaatatatatttttcattctAGGCTCATCTTCAGATATCAAGCATTGTTTTCACTCCACCAAATATGAATTTATTTAGttaatgtaatatttttttttaacatggtTTTTTTTCTCCTATTtagaatataaaataaaataaatcaatgacatcaattttatatatatatatagcattttaaaataaaaaataacttcttcttcttttttttttaagctATACATTCATTTAAACATAATTGATCAAATTATGCATTCGCattgaaaggaatattttattcctttattattttattaaattgataataacaatttaagattttgcctttctagactaAAAGATTTTATTTACTTATTTCTAGATTATGAgatcttatttgatttatttctagaTGATAAAATCTTGATTGATTTATTCtatatattttatgatttgtttttaatatgatttcTATCTCTAAGATATTTTATCTTTGTTTAAAAAAGGTTTTTATATCTAATGAAATCTTCTTTCTATATTTTGTAGGACTCTTTTATGGGAAGATATTTAGGTCAAGCATTAGATATAAATATGGAGTGCCTTGTAGCCGTCATGCGTGTGGGATAGAGAAGAGAGTCTTTTTCGTTTGAAGCTTTTCGTGTGAGTCTTTTGGTGTGACTCTTTCGTGAGGTCGGCAGAAGAGcgcatacatagaagaaaaatacaaaagccGAACCTATATTTTGTTGAGGCGTTTTTGTGTGAACGTGTGATCACTTTGGAGAGGATATGCTGGAGGTTTTCGGGAGTGCACATACAgagttcagattgtgaaaagtttgtgtgattgattcacTGTTATACCGTGTTGCCgattggtgttgccaacactcaagaacaacactgacgcagagtgttgatcgaagagtgtcctcgtttggttttaagcaacacgcttttttattttatgcatctagtttttatgtggtttgttttgatgcatttttaattccttggagtgtcaaggaatttggttttgttttctcactagtattgttttggtgtaaacgatttacataatttttctagtgaattttttgccatgaggcatcgcacaagtattcgtacttgtgcataatttaaatctggtgttaatttattaaaattatatttgtgtgttaaatacttaatttccgCTGCCGTGTTGTGTGCTGTGTTGACAACACCGGGcacaacactaacttctgatacacacataataatgttttaatattttaatttcctgtacaacaattccttacaagtggtatcagagccaacgcttgatacactaagtgattgattctggtttattgttgtttttgtttGCAGGAAATTTTATAGAATATCAATGGACGTACTGTCTACAAACACTgctgttttgaaggaaaaatgctGGCTGCAAGTCAACCCGCACGGTGTTGCCTCTGGTGTTGCAACACCGGGCCGCAACACCACTTCAAAATCCTTGTGTCTCAATGCTAAATCTCACGGTGACTCAGGTAATCATGAAATTCAGGATAATGATTCTGATGAACTCACATTTGAATGTGTGCAGGCTATGTATGACGAGCTATACGAAGATTggatcaaaagaaataaaataaattccatCTCTCTAAGGATAATGCCGATCTGAAAGAATCTGTGTCTCGACTTGAAGTTGTGCTTAGCAAGAAGGATCTTGAATTGTGCAAAGTCAATGAGGAGCTTGAGAAGGCCTCAAAGACTCTTGCAAAATTCAACTCAAGTTCGTCAAAACTTGACTCAATGCTAACTATGGGAAAGGACAACATAACTGGTCTTGGATATGTTGAAAGCACATATGAACATGGTGAAACTTCCAATTCTAAATCAAAATCAACCATGTTTGTAAAGGCAAGCGAAGATTGCTCTGTCCCCTTAACAGTGAAACCTCCCATGAACACTCTGTCAATCTCAAAGCAAGCCTTGGAACAAATGCTGAAACAAAACAGAGCTTCCTCTTCTCATTTGAAAGTTGACCCGTCAGTGAAGATGCCACAAACCAAGAAGCAAGTGTCAACTTCCAAACCAAAGCAAAGAAAGCAACATTTTATCTGCCACTACTCCTATAAGCCTGGGCACATCAGATCCTTCTGCTACAAACTAAGAGACGACTACCTGAATTGGAAATCAAATCGGGTGTTTCCCACCGTGTTGTCCAACACCAGGCGCAACACCGCAGTCAAGAAATCTTCCACAAGGAAAGTTTGGGTACCTAAAACTGTTATTCGATGCAATATCATTTATACTTCTTTAAAAACTAACATTACAGGTGCATGGTACTTCGACAGTGGgtgctcacgccacatgaccgGATCTAAAGAACACCTCACGGATTATGTTGAAATAAAAAGTGGGCGTGTAACCTATGGTGGTGGTTCTAAAGGAAGAATTGTAGGCAAAGGAACCCTGAACGTTGATGGGCTTCCTGAACTTCACAATGTTCTACATGTTGAAGGacttaactcaaacttaataagcataagtcaactttgtgatgatGATTTACATGTTAAGTTCGATAAAAATAATTGTGAAGTTTTTAATGATGTCAATGTTTGTGTAATGTCAGGTACTCGTTCAGCTGACAATTGTTATCAAATGAGAGAAGGTGATGGTTGCCGAAGTCCCAAGGTGAGTGAATTAGAcatatggcatcaaaaactggGACACGTGAGTATCAATACCTTGAAGAATCTGCGTAAGTTTGATGCTGTGAGAGATCTGACAGTTAAAACACTGGAGGCTGATGTAGAAGAATTGCTGGATATAAGTGAGGCACTGACCAGAAACAGTGTTGAGTCTGGTGTTGAGACCAGTGAGGCAACACCAAGCACAACACCGCCTCTGAACCGAACAGAAACTGTGGATAATGATAACAATGATAATGATGATGTGGTGATTAACTGTGAAAGAGAAATTCCCAGCAAGATTCAGAAGAATCATCCATCATCACAAATCATTGGTGAATTACATGATGGTGTGCAAACAAGAAACAAAGAAAAGGTGGACTACCGCAAAATGATTGGTTTAATCTGCATGAGCTCCACGTTTTCCCAGGTAAGTCACTCGTGTTTTGTGTCTCAAATTGAACTcaagaataataataatggcATTTTGAATGAGGAAGCCTATGTCAGTCAACCTAAGGGATTTGAAGATCCCCACCACGTGGATCATGTCTACAAATTGAATAAGGCCTTGTATGGACTGAAACAGGCTCCACGGGCATGGCATGGTAGGTTAACTGACAATCTGATAAATCTGGGCTTTaaacgaggtgaggttgatAAAACTCTCTTTATTCAAAAATTGAAGCATGATATCCTGATTTTTCAAGTTTATGTAGATGACATTATCTTCGATTCTTCATCACAAAAATTTGTTGATAACTTTGTTGAGTGTATGTCTTCACactttgaaatgagcatggtaggagAGTTGAATTTTTCTCTTGGTTTACAAGTTAAACATTACATGATGGTATATTGTGACAACTCAAGTGCTATAGACATTTCTAAGAATCATGTTCAACACTCTCGATCAAAACACATCGACATAAGACAtcactttattcgagatttggttgaaaaagGCATAATTCGACTTGAATTTGTTAGGACTGAGAATCAACTGGCTGATATATTCACGAAACTTttggattttgagagattttccaatcttcggaaatctctcagcatgtgcatacaataatcacacacacatgttgtcattggtgttgccaacaccggTGACAACACCATTTTTGCATGTATATTTTTAGGATGCTAGGCATACTGCATATTCATAATCATCCTATTTATTTGTGTAATGACCGAACAGTGAAGGCAAATTTCTGAAAGGTACCCTCTGAGTGTTCATACTTCCAATCGTATGTTGAGAAATAGTTTTTGCTCAAATCCAAGGCATTGAGTAGTTGAGGACATTCATGAAAATCGTGATCTTGTCTAAAGTGAAAAGATGACTTGGaaaatgtgagcaaaaggagaaaaacagaaaagaggtaaataaaaaaaaattgtttagaagaaaatggaaaaagctacctagaggagtccattgaagaccgttcttctagtgtgggagctaccacttctaagtaAAAATagtaatggaaaaagctacccaGGGGACTCctttgaagaccgttcttctagtgtgggagctactaTTTCTGATTCAAAAGAATTTTATGGAAGTTTGAATAAAACTCAGTGGTGTTGCCTGGAGGTGTTGCCAACATCAAGTTCAGACACAACACAATTTATACACTGTCTGACATTTCGATATCTCATCATATTGGAGGCATATTTAGGACATGAATATTGATTTTTGTTTCGTGAATTTATCATGTGCAGTGACATCTCAGTATTGAATCATGACGGTTGATGAAAACCTTGATAacctaaattttgaatttatgtgaCTACTTGTGTCAGTGGGTTATAATCGACGTGGGTTTTCACAGGATATTCTTTTGAAATCGTCGTAACACGAGTTTGAATCAATTTTTCTATTTGTTTTTGGGATAGAACCGTAATTAGTGTTTTGGGTAAATTTCGAACATATTACCTTGACCGTGCAAATTCTCTGGAGCTGAAGGATTGAATCGATTTTCTTTTGTAAGAGTAAATATGTTTTGTTGTTGTTAAATGCCTGATAATTACTCTTGCTTGTTCTCATTTACCCTCACAATCTTTCTTTGCTCTCGTAATTTCTTTGTGGGCTTTTGTGCATAAATCCTGATCTACCATTataattttctctcaaattttacaGGTGGCTGAAGATACTGCTGATGTTGAGTCCGATGTTGTCAACACCGCTGACAACACTGACTCTTTTGATAATGATGTAAGTCATTATGTCTCCACCAAGTTTTGCACTGAAGCTGTCTTAGTCCTATGGCCCTCTATGTGAATAGAGAATTTATTGAAGAGAGGAACATTGACATGGCGGTGTATGACAAACAAAAATTGACAGCATTTTTCAGAGATCGTGGAGTGTTTGCTATGGTCCAAATTGACTTTGATCTACAGTAGATTCAAAAGTTCAAAGAAGTCATTGCTAACTACATGACTGAGTATAATCTGTTTTTGGAAGTTGGCTTACATTCtggccaaaaagggggagaaggAGAACAAAAATGACATGGTTCTATGGATGGTGCTGAAGCATCTCGAGTTGCTGAGATTCTGTCTGTAATGTTGTTTGTGGGTTGCTTTCGTATGTCTTCTTATGTTTTCAGGTGTTCTAACgatggtgttgacaacactgtcAACAACACCAGTGCTCTAACATGTTTAATTCAGGGGGAGACGAACTTTGACTGTTGACAACACTATCAACAACACCAGTGCTCTAACATGTTTAATTCAGGGGGAGACGATATTTGACTCAGGGGGAGACATACTCAAATGCAGGGGGAGCTTAACTGGCAGCGATGCTTACCAAGATTATCATTTTTGgatgttttgtccagaaaggcaaaaagggggagattgaaaggaatattttattcctttattattttgttaaattgataatatcaatttaagATTTTGCTTTTCTAGACTAAAAGATTTTATTTACTTATTTCTAGATTATGAgatcttatttgatttatttctagaTGATAAAATCTTGATTGATTTATTCtatatattttatgatttgtttttaatatgatttgtatCTCTAAGATATTTTATCTTTGTTTAAAAAAGGTTTTTATATCTAATGAAATCTTCTTTCTATATTTTGTAGGACTCTTTTATGGGAAGATATTTAGGTCAAGCATTAGATATAAATATGGAGTGCCTTGTAGCCGTCATGCGTGTGGGATAGAGAAGAGAGTCTTTTTCGTTTGAAGCTTTTCGTGTGAGTCTTTTGGTGTGACTCTTTCGTGAGGTCGGCAGAAGAGCGCATACATAGAATAAAAATACAAAAGCCGAACCTATATTTTGTTGAGGCGTTTTTGTGTGAACGTGTGATCACTTTGGAGAGGATATGCTGGAGGTTTTCGGGAGTGCACATACAgagttcagattgtgaaaagtttgtgtgattgattcacTGTTATACCGTGTTGC includes the following:
- the LOC140819058 gene encoding uncharacterized protein; amino-acid sequence: MVNGQCKSHYPRVFCQTTTQRKDGYPIYRRRNNGQTIDVRRAKLNTQWVVPHNPYLLLRYDCHINVEVCSGLTAVKYLYKYIYKGHDKVAVHIAHDDGENVIDEIKNFQDARWVSAQEALWRIFEFDLNEISPAVINFPLHLPNKQCVTFWKNQSLRNVLQWEHVSKTMLTEFFQMCATNDKAKALLYSEFPEYYVWDKKNKFWQERKKGKVIGHVNGANPVEGERYYLRLLLNHVRGPTSFDNLLTIDGNICFTFKEAAQRRGLLESDKSIFECLNEAVSFQMPHALRRLFATILVYCEPTDVRKLWETYFEAMSEDFKNKFSICRGLLTAKTLQSLSMLLESMGKDIGLYDLPKATTPIDEPSEVIPREILDELAVHIPDEDYLAQSNLNTTQRHAFSTIIDCLDAQKNGLFFVDGPGGTEKTYLYRALLANVRSRKMIALATATSRVAASILPGGRTAHSRFKIPIDLHDKSYCTISKQSGLAELCRKTHLIIWDEAPMAKRLAIEVVDRSLRDLTGIQKPFGGKVVVLGGDFMQVLPVVPKASVQETINAKNMRARSDPLFSDFLLRVGNGTGSSDADGNIKIPDDMVIKYDDDYDDEDSSEQKLIDHIFPNLEKNFQSTDYMTNRAILASKNEYVDKLNDKIIQSFPGEARTFTSFDEAVDDTRNFYPPEFLNSLTPNGMPPHRLVLKKNCTIMLLRNLDPSYGLCNGTRMVCRGFQDNVIHAEITVGAHTGKHFFIPRIPLSPAENEGNPFQFKRKQFPVRLCFAMTINKAQGQTIPFVGVYLPQPVFSHGQLYVALSRGTSMANTKVLIKPSTNTSIGDTWTRNVLYHEVLARVSLSPIPFRAMASDSAASSPSKKFQIQRYNILTENVGVFVSRRLRPFRF